Proteins from one Deinococcus fonticola genomic window:
- a CDS encoding IPT/TIG domain-containing protein — MQRFFFASLLLIGGLASCAPRNQAAVAGVTQPPTLVKVSQAAAIGETVTVQGRYLGGMNTAYVLLGATPEGTGGYKVPNTAIKSWTDSEINFVVPVDAPVGGSWLYVVVGGMQSANGLPFSIKQAQK, encoded by the coding sequence ATGCAGCGTTTCTTCTTTGCTTCTTTACTTTTGATCGGTGGCCTGGCGTCGTGCGCTCCTCGGAATCAGGCGGCGGTGGCGGGCGTCACGCAGCCGCCCACCCTGGTGAAGGTCTCTCAGGCCGCCGCGATCGGCGAGACGGTCACGGTGCAGGGCCGTTACCTGGGCGGCATGAACACCGCCTACGTCCTGCTGGGGGCCACCCCGGAAGGCACCGGCGGGTACAAGGTACCGAACACCGCCATCAAGTCCTGGACGGACAGTGAGATCAACTTCGTGGTGCCGGTCGACGCCCCGGTGGGCGGCTCGTGGCTGTACGTGGTGGTAGGCGGCATGCAGTCCGCCAACGGTCTGCCGTTCAGCATCAAGCAGGCGCAGAAATAA
- the hisS gene encoding histidine--tRNA ligase, producing MAINRPKGTEDHLPAGSPKLTLDVSAQAHAHLVNTARTVLERAGAQRIDTPLFEEADLVKRGVGGSTDIVRKEMFTVYYFGDHGGYILRPEGTAGIVRAYLQNGLKQLPAPLKLWLHGPMFRAERQQRGRLRQFHQVDYEVLGSTDALVDAEAIALMVEVVKTLGLKQVRVKLGSIGDPQDREAYNQYLRDLFSPVRERLSGDSQDRLERNPMRILDSKSEGDQHLIAELSVKPMLAFLGEEARAHFEQVQKYLSDWNVEFDIDPSIVRGLDYYRRTAWELHHEGVGAKSALGGGGRYDGLAEQLGGAAVPGIGWAFGVERLLLAMEAEGVELPAPEGPLLYVAALDEENVPYAASLAMSARSVARAEFAYRAMKPASAFRDAERRGARLVALIGSNEVAQGGITLKNLVSGEQTLVETSDLVAFLAEHGKE from the coding sequence ATGGCGATTAACCGCCCGAAAGGCACTGAAGATCACTTACCCGCCGGCAGTCCGAAACTCACCCTCGACGTGAGCGCCCAGGCGCATGCGCACCTCGTGAACACCGCCCGAACAGTGCTGGAGCGCGCCGGCGCTCAGCGCATCGACACGCCGCTGTTCGAGGAAGCCGACCTGGTCAAGCGCGGCGTGGGCGGCAGCACCGACATCGTCCGCAAGGAGATGTTCACGGTGTACTACTTCGGGGATCACGGCGGGTACATCCTGCGCCCGGAGGGCACCGCCGGCATCGTCCGCGCCTACCTGCAAAACGGCCTCAAGCAACTGCCCGCGCCGCTGAAACTGTGGTTGCATGGCCCGATGTTCCGCGCCGAACGCCAGCAGCGCGGCCGCCTGCGCCAGTTCCACCAGGTGGATTACGAGGTGCTGGGTTCCACGGATGCCCTGGTGGACGCCGAGGCGATTGCCCTGATGGTCGAGGTCGTGAAAACGCTGGGCCTGAAGCAGGTGCGTGTGAAGCTGGGCAGCATCGGCGACCCGCAAGACCGCGAGGCCTACAACCAGTATCTGCGTGACCTGTTCTCCCCTGTTCGGGAACGCCTGTCCGGCGACTCGCAAGACCGCCTGGAACGCAACCCCATGCGCATTCTGGACAGCAAGAGCGAGGGCGACCAGCACCTCATCGCTGAGCTGAGCGTGAAACCCATGCTGGCTTTCCTGGGCGAGGAGGCGCGGGCGCACTTCGAGCAGGTGCAGAAGTATCTGAGCGACTGGAACGTCGAATTCGACATCGACCCCAGTATCGTGCGGGGTCTGGACTACTACCGCCGCACCGCCTGGGAACTGCACCACGAGGGTGTCGGCGCGAAATCCGCGCTGGGGGGCGGGGGCCGCTACGACGGCCTGGCCGAGCAACTGGGTGGCGCCGCCGTGCCGGGCATCGGTTGGGCGTTCGGCGTCGAGCGCCTTCTCCTGGCCATGGAAGCGGAAGGGGTGGAGCTGCCCGCACCCGAAGGCCCGCTGCTATACGTGGCCGCACTGGATGAGGAGAACGTGCCTTACGCCGCTTCGCTCGCCATGTCGGCCCGCAGTGTGGCCCGCGCCGAGTTCGCTTACCGCGCGATGAAACCCGCCAGCGCCTTCCGGGACGCCGAACGCCGGGGCGCTCGCCTGGTCGCACTGATCGGCTCGAATGAGGTCGCGCAGGGGGGTATTACCCTGAAGAACCTGGTATCCGGAGAGCAGACGCTCGTCGAGACGTCAGACCTGGTGGCGTTCCTCGCGGAGCACGGGAAAGAATAA
- the aspS gene encoding aspartate--tRNA ligase → MKRTALIGHLNDSHLDQPVTIQGWVNRRRDLGGLIFLEVRDRSGLVQVQVEPDSPAFAEADTLRGEYVVEIGGQFQRRPESQRKGGLADFEVLASRVTVLNSAKTPPFELDKGDSVSEDVRLKYRYLDLRRAEMQKNLLLRSKAVAAITEFLDTEGFVQVETPMLTKSTPEGARDFLVPSRLNAGEFYALPQSPQLFKQLLMIAGYDRYYQLARCFRDEDLRADRQPDFTQLDMEMSFVTQDDVLEVQERLMAHVFGRVLDVELPLPFPRMSYQDAMDKFGSDKPDLRFGLEFVDVTELFKGGEFKAFASAQTVKVIAAPELTRKQIDELERIAKQNGAGGLAWLKRDGDTFTGGISKFVGSITAQLIEKTGVPDGGTLLFAAGEWKKAVGALGAVRLAVRDLFDLAKAGPQFHVSWVVDFPQLEYDEDNAAWTYMHHPFTAPHPEDIPLFGTERQGEIRAQAYDLVLNGYEVGGGSVRIHQPGVQAQMFQAIGFTEAEAREKFGFFMDALEYGTPPHGGIAWGFDRLIMVMSGANSIREVIAFPKNNRGVDLMALAPSPVDERQLAELSVAVASGTSD, encoded by the coding sequence ATGAAACGCACCGCTTTGATCGGCCACCTCAACGACTCGCACCTCGACCAGCCTGTGACCATTCAGGGGTGGGTGAACCGCCGCCGCGACCTGGGGGGCCTGATTTTCCTGGAGGTTCGGGACCGCAGCGGGCTGGTGCAGGTGCAGGTCGAGCCGGATTCTCCGGCCTTCGCGGAGGCCGACACCCTGCGCGGCGAGTACGTGGTGGAGATTGGGGGCCAGTTTCAGCGTCGCCCCGAAAGCCAGCGCAAGGGCGGCCTGGCCGACTTCGAGGTGCTGGCCTCACGCGTCACTGTGCTGAATAGCGCGAAAACCCCGCCATTCGAGCTGGACAAGGGTGACAGCGTGTCCGAGGACGTGCGCCTGAAGTACCGCTACCTGGATCTGCGCCGCGCTGAAATGCAGAAAAACCTGCTGCTGCGCAGCAAGGCGGTGGCGGCCATTACCGAATTCCTGGACACTGAGGGGTTCGTGCAGGTGGAAACCCCCATGCTCACGAAGTCCACGCCGGAGGGAGCGCGGGATTTCCTGGTGCCCTCGCGCCTGAATGCCGGGGAGTTCTACGCCCTGCCGCAGTCGCCGCAACTGTTCAAGCAGCTGCTGATGATCGCCGGGTATGACCGGTACTACCAGCTGGCGCGCTGTTTCCGCGACGAGGACTTGCGGGCCGATCGCCAGCCGGACTTCACGCAGCTGGACATGGAGATGTCCTTCGTCACGCAGGACGATGTGCTGGAGGTGCAGGAGCGCCTGATGGCGCACGTGTTTGGGCGGGTGCTGGACGTGGAGTTGCCTCTCCCCTTCCCCCGCATGTCCTATCAGGATGCCATGGACAAATTCGGTTCGGACAAACCGGATTTGCGTTTTGGTCTGGAGTTCGTGGACGTGACCGAACTCTTCAAGGGGGGCGAATTCAAGGCATTCGCGTCTGCCCAGACGGTAAAAGTCATCGCTGCGCCGGAATTGACCCGCAAACAGATCGACGAACTGGAACGCATTGCCAAGCAGAACGGTGCGGGCGGCCTGGCGTGGCTCAAGCGTGACGGGGATACCTTCACCGGCGGCATCAGCAAGTTCGTGGGCAGCATCACGGCCCAACTGATCGAGAAAACGGGTGTGCCGGACGGCGGAACGCTGCTGTTTGCCGCCGGCGAATGGAAGAAGGCGGTCGGTGCCCTGGGGGCGGTGCGCCTCGCCGTGCGTGACCTGTTCGACCTGGCGAAGGCCGGGCCGCAGTTTCACGTCTCCTGGGTGGTGGACTTCCCACAACTGGAATACGACGAGGACAACGCCGCCTGGACGTACATGCACCATCCTTTCACCGCCCCGCACCCCGAGGACATCCCCCTCTTCGGAACCGAGCGGCAGGGTGAAATTCGCGCCCAGGCTTACGACCTGGTGCTGAACGGCTACGAGGTGGGCGGCGGCAGCGTGCGTATCCACCAGCCTGGCGTGCAGGCCCAGATGTTCCAGGCCATTGGCTTTACCGAAGCAGAGGCCCGCGAAAAGTTCGGGTTCTTCATGGACGCGCTGGAATACGGCACGCCCCCGCACGGCGGCATCGCCTGGGGCTTCGACCGGTTGATCATGGTCATGAGCGGCGCGAACTCCATCCGTGAAGTTATCGCCTTCCCCAAGAACAACCGGGGCGTCGACCTGATGGCCCTCGCGCCCTCCCCTGTCGACGAACGGCAACTGGCTGAGCTGAGCGTTGCCGTGGCGTCTGGAACCAGTGACTGA